The genome window CAGCCTCGCTAACAATATTCAACAACTCTTCTTCGACCGCTTTGATGAGCGAGGAGGATGTTGTGAGAAGACCGCATATCGATGAAGCGCCGTGCTCCGCTTGCGCCACAAGATCTAAAGCGATGAGCCTAGCGTCAGCCTCGCCATCAGCCAGAACCAAGATTTCACTTGGACCGGCTGGTAGATCTATAGCAACATCCTTTGAAACCTCCATTTTGGCGTAGGTGACATAGATATTACCCGCACCAACTATCTTCAAGACAGGTCGTATGGTTTGAGTGCCGTACGCAAGGGCAGCGATAGCCTGCGCGCCCCCAACCTTATACACTTCACCAACCCTACAGATGTCACAAGCGACCAGCATCAAAGGGTTAAGACCACGCTCAGAGGGAGGTGAACATATAACGACCCTCTTCACACCAGCCACAGAAGCCGGAACCGCAGCCATAAGCACGCTGCTTGGGTACGCTGCTTGACCACCTGGCACATAGCATCCAACACTCTCAATCGGCTTAAGAGCTGTTTTGACCCAGATACCCTCTATAGGGTTATAGACCGACTTTAAACCTTCGAGCTGAATCGCGCTAAACTCCTTAATCCGCTCTTTGGCTCTCTCAAGCGCCGAAACCTGCTTCCCGCTGACCCTATCGTAAGCCTTCGTGAACTCTTCGACCTCAACTCTGAGACCGATCTGGCGTAAGTCGACCTTATCGTATTTCCACGTGGCTTCTATAAGGGCTTGGTCACCCCTTTTTTTAACATCTTCAATTATACTTTTTACCGTCTGCAGAACCTCTTCATTTATCGATGCTTCCTTCCTCCTAAGGTGGGCTGCGAGCTTCGCTCCCTCACCTCTATCTATCTTATAGTGTGTTAGCAGCTCTATTCACCTTCATCCTTCGCTATGTCTTCAAGAGGCAGTATCTGCCTCGGGTAATGTACCACAAGACCCTGAGCCAGCCTCCTTAACTTCGGTAGGATCTTAAGGAACTGATTCTTCTCGATGACCGTGTTCACTGAGAACCAACCCTTCTCTGAAAGTGGGCTTATGGTCGGCCTTTTGAGCGCTGGTAGCTCGCTGACAAGCTTCTCCAGATTCTCCTCTCTAACATTCACGAATATGTGTAGCCTCTCCCTAGCATCGACCACGCCTTTGAGGAGGGTGAGTATGTCGTAGATCTTCTCCCTCTTCTCCCTATCAAGTAAAGCTTTTTTATTTGCTATTAAGGCTGCTGAGGACTTCATCACTATGTCGAGGATTTTGAGGTTGTTCTGCTCCAGCGACCTCCCGGTCTGAGTCACATCGATTATAGCGTCAGCATCTTCAGGCGGCTTGGCTTCGGTTGCGCCGAATGAGAGATAGATCGTAGCCCACTTATTCTCACCCCTCCTCCACCAAGGGGTGACGACTAGAGGTCTAGCGTCTCCAAACCTCTCTTTGTATGCTGGGTTTGAAGCAACATACTCCTCTGAGATATTCAAGTATTCGGTTGAAAGCCTAAGCACCTTACCCTCATCCCATAGGCTTCTGCAGAAGTCTGCAAAGGTTGTGTAGCTGATCTGCTTAGGCACAGCAACGACGAGCCTCACGTGCCCGTATTGGAGGTCTAGGAGCACTTCGACATCAGCACCAGTCTCTTTGATCCAGTCTAATCCGGTTATTCCAACATCTTGCAGCCCCTCTGCAACGAACAAGGGGATCTCTTGGGGTCTGAGCATCTTAGCCTCTATCTCTGGGTCGCTTAAAATGGGGCGGTATGATCTCTCATCGATAGAGATGCCGAACCAAGCCTGCTCAAGCAGCTCGAGCGTGGCCTTTTCAAGAGAGCCTTTTGGTATAGCGAATCTAACCTTCAACTCCA of Nitrososphaerota archaeon contains these proteins:
- the hisD gene encoding histidinol dehydrogenase — translated: MELLTHYKIDRGEGAKLAAHLRRKEASINEEVLQTVKSIIEDVKKRGDQALIEATWKYDKVDLRQIGLRVEVEEFTKAYDRVSGKQVSALERAKERIKEFSAIQLEGLKSVYNPIEGIWVKTALKPIESVGCYVPGGQAAYPSSVLMAAVPASVAGVKRVVICSPPSERGLNPLMLVACDICRVGEVYKVGGAQAIAALAYGTQTIRPVLKIVGAGNIYVTYAKMEVSKDVAIDLPAGPSEILVLADGEADARLIALDLVAQAEHGASSICGLLTTSSSLIKAVEEELLNIVSEAERREVVEKALRANGFAAVAEDIADCIDFVNDFAPEHLEIFAAESKSLAERITSAGLILLGPHLTAAATDYGLGPNHILPTGGYAKSASGLSVIDFLKRVNVVESTLEGLKAVAEDLVTIAEGEGFHGHARSIKERLKKLA
- the hisG gene encoding ATP phosphoribosyltransferase; this translates as MKVRFAIPKGSLEKATLELLEQAWFGISIDERSYRPILSDPEIEAKMLRPQEIPLFVAEGLQDVGITGLDWIKETGADVEVLLDLQYGHVRLVVAVPKQISYTTFADFCRSLWDEGKVLRLSTEYLNISEEYVASNPAYKERFGDARPLVVTPWWRRGENKWATIYLSFGATEAKPPEDADAIIDVTQTGRSLEQNNLKILDIVMKSSAALIANKKALLDREKREKIYDILTLLKGVVDARERLHIFVNVREENLEKLVSELPALKRPTISPLSEKGWFSVNTVIEKNQFLKILPKLRRLAQGLVVHYPRQILPLEDIAKDEGE